One genomic segment of Macaca fascicularis isolate 582-1 chromosome 19, T2T-MFA8v1.1 includes these proteins:
- the DCAF15 gene encoding DDB1- and CUL4-associated factor 15 isoform X1, giving the protein MAPSSKSERNSGAGSGGGGPGGAGGKRAAGRRREHVLKQLERVKISGQLSPRLFRKLPPRVCVSLKNIVDEDFLYAGHIFLGFSKCGRYVLSYTSSSGDDDFSFYIYHLYWWEFNVHSKLKLVRQVRLFQDEEIYSDLYLTVCEWPSDASKVIVFGFNTRSANGMLMNMMMMSDENHRDIYVSTVAVPPPGRCAACQDASRAHPGDPNAQCLRHGFMLHTKYQVVYPFPTFQPAFQLKKDQVVLLNTSYSLVACAVSVHSAGDRSFCQILYDHSTCPPAPASPPEPQSPELPPALPSFCPEAAPARSSGSPEPSPAIAKAKEFVADIFRRAKEAKGGAPEEARPALCPGPSGSRCRAHSEPLALCGEAAPRDSPPASEAPAPEPGYINYTKLYYVLESGEGTEPEDEFEDDKISLPFVVTDLRGRNLRPMRERTAVQGQYLTVEQLTLDFEYVINEVIRHDATWGHQFCSFSDYDIVILEVCPETNQVLINIGLLLLAFPSPTEEGQLRPKTYHTSLKVAWDLNTGIFETVSVGDLTEVKGQTSGSVWSSYRKSCVDMVMKWLVPESSGRYVNRMTNEALHKGCSLKVLADSERYTWIVL; this is encoded by the exons ATGGCGCCCAGCTCGAAATCGGAGCGGAACAGCGGGGCtgggagcggcggcggcggccccgggGGAGCCGGAGGGAAGCGGGCAGCAGGGCGGCGGCGGGAGCACGTCCTCAAGCAGCTGGAGCGGGTCAAG ATCAGCGGACAGCTCTCCCCTCGCCTCTTCCGGAAGCTGCCTCCCCGGGTCTGCGTGTCCCTCAAGAACATTGTGGATGAGGACTTTCTCTATGCAGG aCATATCTTCCTGGGCTTTTCCAAATGCGGCCGCTATGTCCTCTCCTATACCAGCAGCAGTGGGGACGACGACTTCTCCTTCTACATCTACCATCTGTACTGGTGGGAGTTCAACGTCCACAGCAAGCTCAAGCTG GTCCGGCAGGTTCGGCTCTTCCAGGATGAGGAGATCTACAGCGACCTGTACCTGACCGTATGTGAGTGGCCCAGCGACGCCTCTAAGGTCATCGTCTTTGGCTTCAA CACCCGCTCGGCCAACGGGATGCTCATGAACATGATGATGATGAGCGACGAGAACCACCGTGACATCTACGTCAGCACCGTGGCGGTACCGCCGCCGGGCCGCTGTGCCGCTTGCCAGGATGCCAGCCGGGCCCACCCAG GAGACCCGAACGCGCAGTGCCTGCGGCACGGCTTCATGCTGCACACCAAGTACCAGGTGGTCTACCCCTTCCCCACCTTCCAGCCCGCCTTCCAGCTCAAGAAGGACCAGGTGGTGCTGCTCAACACCAGCTACTCCCTGGTGGCCTGCGCCGTCTCTGTCCACTCGGCAG GTGACAGGAGTTTCTGCCAAATCCTGTATGACCACAGCACCTGCCCCCCGGCGCCCGCCAGCCCCCCTGAGCCCCAGAGCCCAGAGctgccccctgccctccccagctTCTGCCCTGAGGCGGCCCCAGCCCGTTCCTCTGGGTCTCCTGAGCCCTCGCCCGCCATTGCCAAAGCCAAGGAGTTTGTGGCTGACATCTTCCGCCGGGCCAAAGAGGCCAAGGGCGGAGCCCCTGAGGAAGCCCGGCCTGCCCTGTGCCCAGGACCCTCTGGCAGCCGCTGCCGTGCGCACTCTGAGCCCTTAGCCCTGTGTGGAGAGGCAGCACCCCGGGACAGCCCCCCTGCCTCGGAGGCGCCTGCCCCCGAGCCTGGCTACATCAACTACACCAAGCTGTACTACGTGCTGGAGTCCGGAGAGGGGACGGAGCCGGAGGATG AGTTCGAGGACGACAAGATCTCCCTGCCCTTCGTGGTGACTGATCTTCGTGGCCGCAACTTGCGGCCCATGCGGGAGCGGACTGCTGTCCAG GGCCAGTACCTGACAGTGGAGCAGCTCACACTGGACTTCGAATATGTCATCAATGAGGTCATCCGCCACGACGCTACCTGGGGCCACCAGTTCTGTTCTTTCAGCGACTATGACATTGTCATTCTAGAG gtcTGCCCGGAAACCAACCAGGTCCTCATCAACATTGGCCTGCTGCTCTTggccttcccttcccccactgAGGAGGGTCAGCTCCG ACCAAAGACCTATCACACCAGCCTCAAGGTGGCATGGGACCTCAACACAGGCATCTTCGAGACAGTCAGTGTAGGCGACCTGACTGAGGTCAAAGGGCAGACCAG CGGCAGTGTCTGGAGCTCCTACCGCAAGAGCTGCGTGGACATGGTCATGAAGTGGCTGGTGCCTGAGAGCAGCGGCCGCTACGTCAACAGGATGACCAATGAGGCGCTCCACAAAG GGTGCTCCCTGAAGGTTCTGGCAGACAGCGAGCGATACACGTGGATCGTGCTGTGA
- the DCAF15 gene encoding DDB1- and CUL4-associated factor 15 isoform X2, which translates to MKGLGGARGRWLGWRRLSRGPGCRRLCRISGQLSPRLFRKLPPRVCVSLKNIVDEDFLYAGHIFLGFSKCGRYVLSYTSSSGDDDFSFYIYHLYWWEFNVHSKLKLVRQVRLFQDEEIYSDLYLTVCEWPSDASKVIVFGFNTRSANGMLMNMMMMSDENHRDIYVSTVAVPPPGRCAACQDASRAHPGDPNAQCLRHGFMLHTKYQVVYPFPTFQPAFQLKKDQVVLLNTSYSLVACAVSVHSAGDRSFCQILYDHSTCPPAPASPPEPQSPELPPALPSFCPEAAPARSSGSPEPSPAIAKAKEFVADIFRRAKEAKGGAPEEARPALCPGPSGSRCRAHSEPLALCGEAAPRDSPPASEAPAPEPGYINYTKLYYVLESGEGTEPEDEFEDDKISLPFVVTDLRGRNLRPMRERTAVQGQYLTVEQLTLDFEYVINEVIRHDATWGHQFCSFSDYDIVILEVCPETNQVLINIGLLLLAFPSPTEEGQLRPKTYHTSLKVAWDLNTGIFETVSVGDLTEVKGQTSGSVWSSYRKSCVDMVMKWLVPESSGRYVNRMTNEALHKGCSLKVLADSERYTWIVL; encoded by the exons ATGAAGGGCCTGGGCGGGGCCCGGGGGAGATGGCTTGGATGGAGGAGGCTCAGTCGGGGGCCTGGATGCAGGAGGTTGTGTCGG ATCAGCGGACAGCTCTCCCCTCGCCTCTTCCGGAAGCTGCCTCCCCGGGTCTGCGTGTCCCTCAAGAACATTGTGGATGAGGACTTTCTCTATGCAGG aCATATCTTCCTGGGCTTTTCCAAATGCGGCCGCTATGTCCTCTCCTATACCAGCAGCAGTGGGGACGACGACTTCTCCTTCTACATCTACCATCTGTACTGGTGGGAGTTCAACGTCCACAGCAAGCTCAAGCTG GTCCGGCAGGTTCGGCTCTTCCAGGATGAGGAGATCTACAGCGACCTGTACCTGACCGTATGTGAGTGGCCCAGCGACGCCTCTAAGGTCATCGTCTTTGGCTTCAA CACCCGCTCGGCCAACGGGATGCTCATGAACATGATGATGATGAGCGACGAGAACCACCGTGACATCTACGTCAGCACCGTGGCGGTACCGCCGCCGGGCCGCTGTGCCGCTTGCCAGGATGCCAGCCGGGCCCACCCAG GAGACCCGAACGCGCAGTGCCTGCGGCACGGCTTCATGCTGCACACCAAGTACCAGGTGGTCTACCCCTTCCCCACCTTCCAGCCCGCCTTCCAGCTCAAGAAGGACCAGGTGGTGCTGCTCAACACCAGCTACTCCCTGGTGGCCTGCGCCGTCTCTGTCCACTCGGCAG GTGACAGGAGTTTCTGCCAAATCCTGTATGACCACAGCACCTGCCCCCCGGCGCCCGCCAGCCCCCCTGAGCCCCAGAGCCCAGAGctgccccctgccctccccagctTCTGCCCTGAGGCGGCCCCAGCCCGTTCCTCTGGGTCTCCTGAGCCCTCGCCCGCCATTGCCAAAGCCAAGGAGTTTGTGGCTGACATCTTCCGCCGGGCCAAAGAGGCCAAGGGCGGAGCCCCTGAGGAAGCCCGGCCTGCCCTGTGCCCAGGACCCTCTGGCAGCCGCTGCCGTGCGCACTCTGAGCCCTTAGCCCTGTGTGGAGAGGCAGCACCCCGGGACAGCCCCCCTGCCTCGGAGGCGCCTGCCCCCGAGCCTGGCTACATCAACTACACCAAGCTGTACTACGTGCTGGAGTCCGGAGAGGGGACGGAGCCGGAGGATG AGTTCGAGGACGACAAGATCTCCCTGCCCTTCGTGGTGACTGATCTTCGTGGCCGCAACTTGCGGCCCATGCGGGAGCGGACTGCTGTCCAG GGCCAGTACCTGACAGTGGAGCAGCTCACACTGGACTTCGAATATGTCATCAATGAGGTCATCCGCCACGACGCTACCTGGGGCCACCAGTTCTGTTCTTTCAGCGACTATGACATTGTCATTCTAGAG gtcTGCCCGGAAACCAACCAGGTCCTCATCAACATTGGCCTGCTGCTCTTggccttcccttcccccactgAGGAGGGTCAGCTCCG ACCAAAGACCTATCACACCAGCCTCAAGGTGGCATGGGACCTCAACACAGGCATCTTCGAGACAGTCAGTGTAGGCGACCTGACTGAGGTCAAAGGGCAGACCAG CGGCAGTGTCTGGAGCTCCTACCGCAAGAGCTGCGTGGACATGGTCATGAAGTGGCTGGTGCCTGAGAGCAGCGGCCGCTACGTCAACAGGATGACCAATGAGGCGCTCCACAAAG GGTGCTCCCTGAAGGTTCTGGCAGACAGCGAGCGATACACGTGGATCGTGCTGTGA
- the DCAF15 gene encoding DDB1- and CUL4-associated factor 15 isoform X3 codes for MAWMEEAQSGAWMQEISGQLSPRLFRKLPPRVCVSLKNIVDEDFLYAGHIFLGFSKCGRYVLSYTSSSGDDDFSFYIYHLYWWEFNVHSKLKLVRQVRLFQDEEIYSDLYLTVCEWPSDASKVIVFGFNTRSANGMLMNMMMMSDENHRDIYVSTVAVPPPGRCAACQDASRAHPGDPNAQCLRHGFMLHTKYQVVYPFPTFQPAFQLKKDQVVLLNTSYSLVACAVSVHSAGDRSFCQILYDHSTCPPAPASPPEPQSPELPPALPSFCPEAAPARSSGSPEPSPAIAKAKEFVADIFRRAKEAKGGAPEEARPALCPGPSGSRCRAHSEPLALCGEAAPRDSPPASEAPAPEPGYINYTKLYYVLESGEGTEPEDEFEDDKISLPFVVTDLRGRNLRPMRERTAVQGQYLTVEQLTLDFEYVINEVIRHDATWGHQFCSFSDYDIVILEVCPETNQVLINIGLLLLAFPSPTEEGQLRPKTYHTSLKVAWDLNTGIFETVSVGDLTEVKGQTSGSVWSSYRKSCVDMVMKWLVPESSGRYVNRMTNEALHKGCSLKVLADSERYTWIVL; via the exons ATGGCTTGGATGGAGGAGGCTCAGTCGGGGGCCTGGATGCAGGAG ATCAGCGGACAGCTCTCCCCTCGCCTCTTCCGGAAGCTGCCTCCCCGGGTCTGCGTGTCCCTCAAGAACATTGTGGATGAGGACTTTCTCTATGCAGG aCATATCTTCCTGGGCTTTTCCAAATGCGGCCGCTATGTCCTCTCCTATACCAGCAGCAGTGGGGACGACGACTTCTCCTTCTACATCTACCATCTGTACTGGTGGGAGTTCAACGTCCACAGCAAGCTCAAGCTG GTCCGGCAGGTTCGGCTCTTCCAGGATGAGGAGATCTACAGCGACCTGTACCTGACCGTATGTGAGTGGCCCAGCGACGCCTCTAAGGTCATCGTCTTTGGCTTCAA CACCCGCTCGGCCAACGGGATGCTCATGAACATGATGATGATGAGCGACGAGAACCACCGTGACATCTACGTCAGCACCGTGGCGGTACCGCCGCCGGGCCGCTGTGCCGCTTGCCAGGATGCCAGCCGGGCCCACCCAG GAGACCCGAACGCGCAGTGCCTGCGGCACGGCTTCATGCTGCACACCAAGTACCAGGTGGTCTACCCCTTCCCCACCTTCCAGCCCGCCTTCCAGCTCAAGAAGGACCAGGTGGTGCTGCTCAACACCAGCTACTCCCTGGTGGCCTGCGCCGTCTCTGTCCACTCGGCAG GTGACAGGAGTTTCTGCCAAATCCTGTATGACCACAGCACCTGCCCCCCGGCGCCCGCCAGCCCCCCTGAGCCCCAGAGCCCAGAGctgccccctgccctccccagctTCTGCCCTGAGGCGGCCCCAGCCCGTTCCTCTGGGTCTCCTGAGCCCTCGCCCGCCATTGCCAAAGCCAAGGAGTTTGTGGCTGACATCTTCCGCCGGGCCAAAGAGGCCAAGGGCGGAGCCCCTGAGGAAGCCCGGCCTGCCCTGTGCCCAGGACCCTCTGGCAGCCGCTGCCGTGCGCACTCTGAGCCCTTAGCCCTGTGTGGAGAGGCAGCACCCCGGGACAGCCCCCCTGCCTCGGAGGCGCCTGCCCCCGAGCCTGGCTACATCAACTACACCAAGCTGTACTACGTGCTGGAGTCCGGAGAGGGGACGGAGCCGGAGGATG AGTTCGAGGACGACAAGATCTCCCTGCCCTTCGTGGTGACTGATCTTCGTGGCCGCAACTTGCGGCCCATGCGGGAGCGGACTGCTGTCCAG GGCCAGTACCTGACAGTGGAGCAGCTCACACTGGACTTCGAATATGTCATCAATGAGGTCATCCGCCACGACGCTACCTGGGGCCACCAGTTCTGTTCTTTCAGCGACTATGACATTGTCATTCTAGAG gtcTGCCCGGAAACCAACCAGGTCCTCATCAACATTGGCCTGCTGCTCTTggccttcccttcccccactgAGGAGGGTCAGCTCCG ACCAAAGACCTATCACACCAGCCTCAAGGTGGCATGGGACCTCAACACAGGCATCTTCGAGACAGTCAGTGTAGGCGACCTGACTGAGGTCAAAGGGCAGACCAG CGGCAGTGTCTGGAGCTCCTACCGCAAGAGCTGCGTGGACATGGTCATGAAGTGGCTGGTGCCTGAGAGCAGCGGCCGCTACGTCAACAGGATGACCAATGAGGCGCTCCACAAAG GGTGCTCCCTGAAGGTTCTGGCAGACAGCGAGCGATACACGTGGATCGTGCTGTGA